The genomic interval CTCTTCTTTTTGCGATTGTTCCAATTGTTCTTGCTGTTCCGATTGTTCCAGCTGTTCCCCTTGCTCCAACAGTTCTACTTGCCCCGCTTGTTCCTGCTGCTCTTCTTGTTCCAACAGTCCCAGCTGCAGCACTTGCTCCAGCTGTTCTGCTTGCTCCTCTAATTCCAGTTGAATAAGCTGTTCTAACTGTTCAATCTCCTCAGCGTCCTCCATCGTGACAACTTCCGAATCCATCTGCTCTAATGGATTTTCGAGAATGAGAGCGAGTGCGTTAATGTTCGCCTTCTCCTTCTCCTTCTCTTCTTCCTCTTTTTTAATCAACGTTTTAGCTGCATGTGCTTGTGCAACAGCGGCCTTCTTCCTGTTCAAATCATCTAGCCACTTTAACTCGGAAGCATTCGGATTATCAACATAAAAAAGCGGCTTTCGCCCCTTCGGGCTTTTCCCTTTTCTGTTTTTTGTCATAGTCCTCTCCTTCTTCCACCTGAAATGTCATAGGTAATATATGCAGGTACCCATGGGCTGGCTACAAGGAGTACAGACAAATGTACATATGCGGCTTTTAACAAACAAAAAACCGCGGGAGCATGCTGCTCTCCGCGGTTTCTGTTTCAACTTTTTTAACTATTTCGATCTGGACAATAAATACAAGAAATAAGGTGCTCCAATAACAGCAACAACGATGCCTGTTGGAATTTCGTTTGGCTGGAATGCCCATCTGGCAAGTGTATCCGCCACAATAACGAGCAGCGCGCCTACAAATGCTGAAGCTGGCAATAATACCTGATGCTGCGGACCGACAAGTCTTCTTGCCAAGTGAGGCGCTATGAGTCCGACAAATCCGATGCCCCCGCCGACAGCAACGCAAGAACCAGCCAGGCCCACCGCTGCAGCAAGCAGCAATGCCCGCTCCTTGTTCACTTGAGCTCCAAGTCCAACTGCCAATTGATCGCCTAAATTTAAAGCATTCAAGGCTTTCGACTTATATTGCACGATTGGAAAAATAACGATTAACCATGGGAGCAGTGCAAGCACATACTTCCAGTTCGTTCCCCAAATGCTCCCCGCCATCCATACAGCAAAAAACTGATATTTCTCTGGCGTTAGACGCAAAATCAAAAGCTGCATCGCTGCGCTAATACCCGCCGCTACAGCGATACCTACCAATATCATCCGAGTTGGCAATAACCCTCGATGTCTCTTATACGAAAGTACAAAAATAAGCAATGCGGTAAATGATGCACCGATTAATGCAAGAAACGGCATCAAAAAAATAGAGCCCTTTTCCGTTGTCGGATAAAAAGAAATAAACAATATAACTGCAAGCCCTGCGCCCGCGTTTATACCCAGCAGCCCTGGATCAGAAAGCGGGTTGCGCGATAATCCTTGTATAATACAGCCCGATACTGCAAAACCTGCGCCAATTAATATAGAGATGACAATCCGCGGCAAGCGGAAATCAAATAGAATTAGCTCCTGCTTAGCTGTTCCTGATCCCAATAACGTTTTAAATACATCAAGCGGCGCTAAGCGAATAAAACCAGTGTTCATACTAATGATAACAGACAAAATAATAAGTACGCTAAGCACGGTCATTACGAGGACTGCGCGTTTTCTTCTACGCCGTTCGGTTTCGGTAATAAAGTAAGTATTCATGCTTATTCTCCCTTCATTCTTGTTACAAGATAGAGGAAGAACGGAACGCCTATAACCGCGATTATAATACCGATAGCCACTTCCTGAGGCGGATTAATCAATCGCCCGCCAATATCCGCCAGCACCATAAGCAAACTTCCCAAAACCGCCGAGCATGGAATGATCCATCTATAGTCGACACCAACTAGGAATCGTGAGATATGAGGAATAATCAAGCCTACAAAACCGATAGAGCCTACCGCTGAAACGGCGGTGCCTGCCAGCAATAAGACTATTATGACGCCTGCTGCTTTTACTAGGC from Paenibacillus sp. FSL K6-3182 carries:
- a CDS encoding iron ABC transporter permease encodes the protein MNTYFITETERRRRKRAVLVMTVLSVLIILSVIISMNTGFIRLAPLDVFKTLLGSGTAKQELILFDFRLPRIVISILIGAGFAVSGCIIQGLSRNPLSDPGLLGINAGAGLAVILFISFYPTTEKGSIFLMPFLALIGASFTALLIFVLSYKRHRGLLPTRMILVGIAVAAGISAAMQLLILRLTPEKYQFFAVWMAGSIWGTNWKYVLALLPWLIVIFPIVQYKSKALNALNLGDQLAVGLGAQVNKERALLLAAAVGLAGSCVAVGGGIGFVGLIAPHLARRLVGPQHQVLLPASAFVGALLVIVADTLARWAFQPNEIPTGIVVAVIGAPYFLYLLSRSK